From the genome of Burkholderia cepacia ATCC 25416:
CCGAACCAGCGCCGCCAGACGGTGCACCTGTCCGAGATCATCGGTTCCGAGGTGTACGCGGCCGCATCGTCGGCGCTCACGCTCAGCCTCGGCAAGGACATCGGCGGCAAGCCGGTGTGCGCGGATCTCGCGAAGATGCCGCACCTGCTGGTCGCCGGTACGACCGGCTCGGGCAAGTCGGTCGGGATCAACGCGATGATCCTGTCGCTGCTGTATAAAGCGACCGCCGAGCAGGTGCGCCTGATCCTGATCGATCCGAAGATGCTCGAAATGAGCGTCTACGAAGGCATTCCGCACCTGTTGTGCCCGGTCGTCACCGACATGCGCCAGGCCGGCCACGCGCTGAACTGGACGGTCGCGGAGATGGAGCGCCGCTACAAGCTGATGAGCAAGCTCGGCGTGCGCAACCTCGCGGGCTACAACAACAAGATCGACGAGGCCGCGAAGCGCGAGGAGAAGCTGCCGAATCCGTTCAGCCTGACGCCGGAAGATCCCGAGCCGCTCGGCCGCCTGCCGAACATCGTCGTGGTGATCGACGAGCTGGCCGACCTGATGATGGTCGTCGGCAAGAAGGTCGAGGAACTGATTGCACGGATCGCGCAGAAGGCGCGCGCGGCCGGCATCCACCTGATCCTCGCGACGCAGCGTCCGTCGGTCGACGTGATCACGGGCCTCATCAAGGCGAACGTGCCGACCCGGATCGCATTCCAGGTGTCGTCGAAGATCGACTCGCGCACGATTCTCGACCAGATGGGCGCCGAATCGCTGCTCGGGATGGGCGACATGCTGTACCTGCCGCCGGGCAGCGGGCTGCCGGTGCGCGTGCACGGCGCGTTCGTCGCCGACGACGAAGTGCACCGCGTCGTCGAGAAGCTCAAGGAGCAGGGCGAGCCGAACTACGTCGAGGGCCTGCTCGAAGGCGGCACCGCCGACGGCGACGAGGGCTCGGCCGGCGCGGGAACCGGCGAAGGCGGCGGCGAGTCTGATCCGCTGTACGACCAGGCGGTCGAGATCGTCATCAAGAACCGCCGCGCGTCGATCTCGCTCGTGCAGCGGCACCTGCGGATCGGCTATAACCGCGCGGCGCGGCTGCTCGAGCAGATGGAGCAGTCGGGGCTCGTGTCGGCGATGTCGTCGAGCGGCAACCGCGAAATTCTTGTGCCGGCGCGCGACGCGGAATGAGTCCGCGGCGTTCGCGGCGCCGGCCACCCAGGGAGAAAACCGCAATATGCAGCAACATTCGTTCGCAATGTCCCTCCGTTCGACGCGGCGCTGGCTCGGCGCGGCGCTCGCCGGCGCATCGCTGATGCTCGCGGCGACGCACGCGTTCGCGGGCGGCACCGAGCAACTGAAGGCGTTCGTGTCGCAGGTGCGTTCGGCGAAGGGCGACTTCACGCAGCAGATCGTCAAGGCGCCGGCGAAGGGCGCGAGCGCCGCGCAGGCCGTGCCGAAGCCCACCGACAATTCGAGCGGCACATTCGTGTTCGCGCGCCCAGGCAAGTTCATCTGGACGTACCAGAAGCCTTACCAGCAGGTGCTGCAGGCCGACGGCGAGAAGCTCTACGTGTATGACCGCGACCTGAACCAGGTGACCGAGCGCAAGCTGAACGGCGCGCTGGGCGCGAGCCCGGCCGCGATCCTGTTCGGCAGCAACGATCTCGACAAGAACTACACGCTGCGCGATGCCGGCGAGAAGGGCGGCATCGAGTGGCTCGAGATGCTGCCGAAGGCGCAGGACACGCAGTTCCAGCGGATCGGCATCGGCTTTCGCAACGGCACGCTCGCCGCGATGGAGCTGCACGACGTGTTCGGCAACGTCACGCTGCTGACGTTTACGAACATCCAGACGAATCCGCCGCTGAAGGGCGATACGTTCAAGTTCGTCGTGCCGAAGGGCGCCGACGTGATTACCGGCTGACGGCGCCGCACGCCGTTTGTTCGCAACGGGCCTGCCGGCGACGGCAGGCCCGTGTTGTTTTCGGGCGCGGGCACCGGGCGCGGGCACTAGGCGCGGGCACCGGGCGCGGGCGGCAGGCACGGCGGTGCCGTCGCGCGGCTGTCATAATGTCGGGTCCGGCGGCCGGTTCGGCCGCGACTGTTTGATGTGGAGCGAGGGTTCATGTCCGATCTGTTTCAAGTCGAGCCGCGCCGGCCGCTCGCCGAGGCGCTGCGGCCGAAGACGCTCGCCGAGGTGATCGGCCAGACGCATTTGCTGGGCGAAGGCAAGCCGCTGCGGCTCGCGTTCGAATCGGGCAAGCCGCATTCGATGATCCTGTGGGGGCCGCCCGGCGTCGGCAAGACGACGCTCGCGCGGCTCACCGCGCTCGCGTTCGACTGCGAATTCATCGCGCTGTCCGCGGTGCTCGGCGGCGTGAAGGACATCCGCGAGTCGATGGAGCAGGCGAAGGACACGCTGAACCGCACCGGCCGCCACACGATCCTGTTCGTCGACGAGATCCACCGCTTCAACAAGGGGCAGCAGGACGCGTTGCTGCCGTTCGTCGAGTCGGGGCTCGTGACCTTCATTGGTGCCA
Proteins encoded in this window:
- the lolA gene encoding outer membrane lipoprotein chaperone LolA — encoded protein: MQQHSFAMSLRSTRRWLGAALAGASLMLAATHAFAGGTEQLKAFVSQVRSAKGDFTQQIVKAPAKGASAAQAVPKPTDNSSGTFVFARPGKFIWTYQKPYQQVLQADGEKLYVYDRDLNQVTERKLNGALGASPAAILFGSNDLDKNYTLRDAGEKGGIEWLEMLPKAQDTQFQRIGIGFRNGTLAAMELHDVFGNVTLLTFTNIQTNPPLKGDTFKFVVPKGADVITG
- a CDS encoding DNA translocase FtsK translates to MAKAPYSAQAQALPHRMSKLLTEIRWILQVALCAFLVMALLSYSRRDPSWTHAAQVDHISNWAGRVGAWTADIILLLFGLSAYWLIVPLARRIAVNYRRITRHEAVVDEPERPIGWLTEIFAFVLVVLACDGIEALRMWSLKVQLPRAPGGVIGEAVAGAMSHAFGFTGGTLLLLILLAIGLSLYFRFSWLSVAERVGGAILSAVNVAKLRREAERDRKLGEAAAVRREGKVEEERVRIEDHEPVTIVPPVVTPAKSERVERERQVPLFTDLPGDSTLPPVSLLDPAPKAQEAISADTLEFTSRLIEKKLKDFGVEASVVAAYPGPVVTRYEIEPATGVKGSQIVNLAKDLARSLSLVSIRVVETIPGKNYMALELPNQRRQTVHLSEIIGSEVYAAASSALTLSLGKDIGGKPVCADLAKMPHLLVAGTTGSGKSVGINAMILSLLYKATAEQVRLILIDPKMLEMSVYEGIPHLLCPVVTDMRQAGHALNWTVAEMERRYKLMSKLGVRNLAGYNNKIDEAAKREEKLPNPFSLTPEDPEPLGRLPNIVVVIDELADLMMVVGKKVEELIARIAQKARAAGIHLILATQRPSVDVITGLIKANVPTRIAFQVSSKIDSRTILDQMGAESLLGMGDMLYLPPGSGLPVRVHGAFVADDEVHRVVEKLKEQGEPNYVEGLLEGGTADGDEGSAGAGTGEGGGESDPLYDQAVEIVIKNRRASISLVQRHLRIGYNRAARLLEQMEQSGLVSAMSSSGNREILVPARDAE